A window of the Lactuca sativa cultivar Salinas chromosome 7, Lsat_Salinas_v11, whole genome shotgun sequence genome harbors these coding sequences:
- the LOC111879783 gene encoding uncharacterized protein LOC111879783, with translation MSECGLSPHRIRGQAYDGASNIRGAFNGLKTLIMKEVQSTHYIHCFAQQLQLALVFVVKNHADINDFFDLISRLLNVIESSYKRLDKLRETQTTKLVEALATVSNVDVFVAVIDMQSQELNNRFKEVNTSLLVSMASLCSRKYFKAFNVEELLKMAKFYPSEFSEHELGALKANLQNYIIDVHGDPRFNKLKGIGNLAKMMIETNKHTIYPMKYLLLKLTLILPVATSTIEPTFSTMKLIKNDLRNKMSDQFMNDCLVSYGEKDVLDSINNNAIIDYFRNMKPRRE, from the exons ATGTCGGAATGTGGATTGAGTCCACATAGGATTCGAGGACAGGCCTATGATGGAGCTAGTAACATTAGAGGTGCATTTAATGGATTGAAGACCTTGATTATGAAAGAAGTGCAATCCACacattatattcattgttttgctcAACAGTTACAATTAGCGCTTGTGTTTGTTGTGAAAAATCATGCTGACATTAATGACTTTTTTGATTTGATTTCTCGTTTGTTAAATGTGATTGAATCTTCTTATAAACGCCTAGACAAGTTAAGAGAGACTCAAACAACAAAATTGGTGGAAGCACTTGCTACAG TTTCTAAT GTTGATGTATTTGTTGCGGTCATAGATATGCAATCTCAGGAGCTCAACAATCGGTTTAAAGAAGTAAACACGTCATTACTTGTTTCTATGGCTTCTTTGTGTTCAAGAAAGTATTTCAAAGCATTTAATGTGGAAGAATTGCTCAAAATGGCTAAATTTTATCCTAGCGAGTTCTCGGAACATGAGCTTGGAGCACTTAAAGCAAACCTGCAAAATTACATTATAGATGTACATGGAGATCCAAGGTTTAATAAATTGAAAGGAATTGGAAACTTGGCAAAGATGATGAttgaaacaaacaagcatacaatATATCCAATGAAATATCTTCTACTAAAATTAACATTGATTTTGCCGGTTGCAACATCCACCATAGAACCAACATTTTCAACAATGAAGTTGATAAAGAACGATTTGCGCAATAAGATGAGTGATCAATTTATGAATGATTGTCTAGTGTCATATGGTGAGAAAGATGTGTTAGATAGTATTAATAACAATGCAATTATAGATTATTTTAGAAATATGAAACCTCGTCGTGAATAA